The following proteins are encoded in a genomic region of Mus caroli chromosome 18, CAROLI_EIJ_v1.1, whole genome shotgun sequence:
- the Ctxn3 gene encoding cortexin-3, with amino-acid sequence MDGGQPVPSPLVPLGNGSDYSMSLEQKTTFVFVILLFIFLGILIVRCFRILLDPYRSMPTSTWADGLEGLEKGQFDHALA; translated from the coding sequence ATGGATGGAGGACAGCCTGTTCCTTCACCTCTGGTACCCCTTGGGAACGGATCAGATTATAGCATGTCTCTGGAACAGAAAACAACATTCGTTTTCGTGATTCTGTTGTTCATCTTTTTGGGCATCCTCATTGTCAGGTGCTTCCGGATTCTTCTAGACCCATATCGGAGCATGCCAACCTCAACCTGGGCTGATGGGCTTgaagggctggagaaagggcAGTTTGACCATGCCCTTGCTTAG